One Salvia splendens isolate huo1 chromosome 1, SspV2, whole genome shotgun sequence genomic window, ACAAAGTCtgatttgagagagaaaataaaagggAAAAACAATGGCAGATGCAGGAAAAGAAAGGTATGCATTGGTCACAGGAGGTAACAAAGGGattgggttggaaatatgcAGGCAGTTAGCTTCGAAAGGAATAGTGGTGATTTTAGGATCAAGAGATGAAAAGAGAGGCATTGAAGCAAGAGAAAAGCTTAAAGAATTCGATAATGTGGTTTTTCATCAGCTCGATGTTGCTAATCCTGCTAGCGTTGCTGCTGTTTTTGAGTTCATCAAATCAAGATTTGGAAGGCTCGACATTTTGGTAACCAAAACGATTCAATTATTCTTGATTTAaacttatttttatgttttaaaagataaaatatactagtactccTACTAATTGATTGGTGTGCAGGTGAATAATGCAGGAATTCGTGGAGTAGATGTGGATGGTGATGCTTCGGTTCTTGAAGAGTATATTTTGGCTGACTGCAGCTTTTTCGAGGCTGGTGGACAGGTTTGTTATTGTTGGAACGTAGACTTTGTGATATTGATTCTAAATGAAATTTGACTAGACTTtgtgatttaaattattcatgtAAAGACGCAGCCATTTCACCCAAAAGCAGAGGGAAAGCTTGTGGAGACATTGAAGGGCGCGGAAGAATGCATGGAAACAAACTACTACGCTGCAAAAAGAGTAACACAAGCCCTCATTCCTCTTCTGCAACTCTCTCATTCACCAAGAATTGTTAATGTCTCCTCCACTTTAGGTTGTTTAGTGGTATGGTAATCTTCTTCACACTTGATAATTGCTCATATATTCATAATACTACATTTTACTATATACTTATGTGTATGTAATTCAGCTTCAGCCGAATGAATGGGCAAAAGGGGTGTTGAGCAGCAAAGAGGGGTTAACTGAAGAAAGAGTAGATGAAGTTGTGCAAGAATTCATCAAAGATttgaaagagaataaagtagaagagaagcAGTGGCCTCCTCACCTTGCAGCCTACAAAGTGTCGAAAGCGGCTCTCAACGCTTACACTTGGCTTGCAGCTCAACAACACCCGCGCTTCCTCATCAACGCTGTGTGTCCCGGTTTTGCTAGGACGGATATTACATACAATCATGGCCCGCTGAGTGAAGCCGAAGCCGCTGAGGCTCCGGTGAAGATGGCGTTGCTGCCCGATGGAGGGCCGTCGGGCACCTTCTTTCATCGATCGGAGGCCTTGTCTTTGTGATTTATTTCGTGTTTATTACACTATTTATTCCATCTATGGGAAGCTACATGAATAAATGGATTTGAGTTGATATTTCCATCTAAAGTGTTATACTATTCGATGAGATATAGATGTTCCGGCAATCattgtaaacaaaaaaaaaaaagttttacccCTTTCGTCCCGGATTAAAATGAGACGGTTCTTCTAGGAAcaataattaagaaaaagatGTTTAGCTAGTTAAATTGGATGATAGTAATAAAGTACAAGAGAGAAGAGACTTAATTTTTCCCccataaaaaaaggaaatgagtcAATTAACATGGGACGTTTAGTAAAGGAAGATGAATCAATCTGTATGTAATTTGGTAAAACTGTTAAAATCATACACAATGGCGGCGATCGAATAAGAAGACGCTTGTCGGGCAGCCACTTGGCTTCTGCTGAGATCTGATTCAGTAGCCTATAATCTTCACTTGCCTTTCCAAATTCAGTTCGAAGAAATGCGATAATTCGGAACACGGAAAACGCATTACTACTAAATAAGCAGCGTTAcatctttcaatttaagaggagaTGCTAAAGCGAGGTAAATTTCAACCCAAAATTTTGCTCCTTATTCTCCATAGCTGAGACAATGTCATTCCAAATTGTAAGCTCGCTTAGTTGCAGAAAGAGTGTTGGAGAGAAGCATTGCTATGGTCATAGGCCCAACTCCCCCAGGAACCGGGGTGATGGCTGAAGCAATCTTGCTAGCCTCCTCATAACATACGTCTCCAACGAGCCGATATCCACGACTGCAGCTCGTGTCCTGTTGTGCAAAAAAACATGAATTTAGCATGCAAGGAAAAAACTGCAACGAGGAAGGAGATTCCAACAATAGAAGgcaaacctcaaatggattgaTTCCAACATCGATGACAACAGCACCAGGCTTGATCCAGCTACCTCTGACCATGTTTGGCTGCCCCACCGCGGTGATTACAATGTCTGCTTCTCTAGTGATAGCCTCAGGATTCTTTGTTCTTGAGTGGACGACTGTAACAGTGGCGTCTTCCCTCTGCAGAGCAAGAAACATTAGATTAAAGTCAAGTTTGATCGAGGtggtaagttttttttttaaggtTCTGAGTAGAGTATCATGTTACTTGCAAGAGAAGGGCAGCTGGCATTCCGACAATATTACTCCTGCCTATTACAACGGCCCTCTTTCCCTTGATTGGGACACCATATCTGTGCAACAACTCTATGCATCCTTTGGGCGTACACGGAACAAATAGTGGTTCTCTATCTCTCATTGCCAGGCGGCCAATATTCAGTGGGCTAAATCCATCAACATCTTTCTCAATGCAGACCGCATTCAAAATATTTTGCTCATTCATATTCTGGCAGAAGACACGAGATATAATGATATTTCATAATCAGAAGGTAATAAcgaagaaaaattatgaactcTTTTTACATATAGAGCAATCTAAGGAAATGGTTGCTGAGGTTATACTTCATTTACACGACTACAATAATACAAGACATATCTTGTACGACAAGGGTGTCAAGTATGCTTACTGAATTGCATGTGCTGTCAGGAACATCACTAGGAACATCACTAATTTATCTGAGCCAAATCTACTAGAAGAATTTAATATGTACTTAGTTGCTACTATATCAATCATAATTCTCTAACTCTGTGTTAGAAATTTGCATAATTCATGAGGCAAATCAGAGTACAAATCCACAGGAAACATAATATTCAAATTTGGAGGCTTACGGAAGGTAGAGGCAACTGAACAAGGATACCATTAACTGCAGGATCATCGTTGAAGGCTGAGATATGCTGAAGGATTTCTTGCTCTGAGCAGTCTTCAGCTAAGTGTACTTCGTAAGACTTGATCCCAACTGATTCACAGGCTTTTTTCTTGTTGCGTACATAAGTTGCAGAATCCTTCCTCTCTCCAACAAGAATAACAGCCAGTCCAGGAACAACACCGCTAGATTCCTTCATTTTTGATATTTCAGCAGCTATTTCCTCTCTGATCTCTTTCGCAGTGGCTTTTCCATCAATAACCTTAGCAGATACCTCAGTGACCAATGCAGCTGTATAACATCCAATGTGAAATAAGAATGCATTCAAAAGAACAACTACTACATGTGTTCTACAGTTACAAGAAGAAACACAATGCAGTGAATACATAACATCCATCACCAAACACTGCCACCACATGCCTCAATA contains:
- the LOC121796801 gene encoding (-)-isopiperitenone reductase-like isoform X1 → MADAGKERYALVTGGNKGIGLEICRQLASKGIVVILGSRDEKRGIEAREKLKEFDNVVFHQLDVANPASVAAVFEFIKSRFGRLDILVNNAGIRGVDVDGDASVLEEYILADCSFFEAGGQTQPFHPKAEGKLVETLKGAEECMETNYYAAKRVTQALIPLLQLSHSPRIVNVSSTLGCLVLQPNEWAKGVLSSKEGLTEERVDEVVQEFIKDLKENKVEEKQWPPHLAAYKVSKAALNAYTWLAAQQHPRFLINAVCPGFARTDITYNHGPLSEAEAAEAPVKMALLPDGGPSGTFFHRSEALSL
- the LOC121796801 gene encoding (-)-isopiperitenone reductase-like isoform X2; the protein is MADAGKERYALVTGGNKGIGLEICRQLASKGIVVILGSRDEKRGIEAREKLKEFDNVVFHQLDVANPASVAAVFEFIKSRFGRLDILVNNAGIRGVDVDGDASVLEEYILADCSFFEAGGQPFHPKAEGKLVETLKGAEECMETNYYAAKRVTQALIPLLQLSHSPRIVNVSSTLGCLVLQPNEWAKGVLSSKEGLTEERVDEVVQEFIKDLKENKVEEKQWPPHLAAYKVSKAALNAYTWLAAQQHPRFLINAVCPGFARTDITYNHGPLSEAEAAEAPVKMALLPDGGPSGTFFHRSEALSL
- the LOC121794557 gene encoding bifunctional protein FolD 4, chloroplastic-like, whose product is MASAAATSSTATMFGTAAAASDGCSRRVFVTTTVQVRASRSSPAFLRTSRAIKTYSSCSNSSVVNAALVTEVSAKVIDGKATAKEIREEIAAEISKMKESSGVVPGLAVILVGERKDSATYVRNKKKACESVGIKSYEVHLAEDCSEQEILQHISAFNDDPAVNGILVQLPLPSNMNEQNILNAVCIEKDVDGFSPLNIGRLAMRDREPLFVPCTPKGCIELLHRYGVPIKGKRAVVIGRSNIVGMPAALLLQREDATVTVVHSRTKNPEAITREADIVITAVGQPNMVRGSWIKPGAVVIDVGINPFEDTSCSRGYRLVGDVCYEEASKIASAITPVPGGVGPMTIAMLLSNTLSATKRAYNLE